In Reichenbachiella agarivorans, one genomic interval encodes:
- a CDS encoding two-component regulator propeller domain-containing protein yields the protein MIIKEKNLVISLRILCRRLSSNIYGKLPILLFILYFYTFSAISADQALPIIDAHVESLDNPVYAITQDKDGFMWFGTQYGLIKYDGSYSETFISENQDSTSLTSNWIWSLFNDSQNNLWIGTSRGLNIWSKENNSFLHIPLLNDNNEERYTLVRKIYEDQNHNLWICTNNGLYMGSIASRKFSRFQWNYNFNDKQELDVKDIIDYYDGNLIVLSQFGFSIISYNGGVYSNSPYPDQLLINTKKENPRSLSLNKEDSVIWIGTQNEYKGLTKYDIKAGTKDKFRLTDKVNSNSIRVIQPYQKDEILIGTRNGLFMFNTKTESTETLLLNRSIKDIFISEDGNFWVATYHGGVYRFVSHGSTFELINKSTTATRKSYYDPSHVITAMVQTEDKKIWFGTNQGLYYLSLYPDSDDSEQVTSVLKANDIRARCMVYDGKNNIWIGTSDGIIKYNKTTNQIEDYPLDFNLDSSLKEINNIVYANNQIWIGTNGSGLFGFDPDEEKYTQYYNHFNRSSNFIFALYATDDNTIWMGSNAGLSAFDSKTHLTRSVNGQSLNFESHNIRVIKQDKSGRLWLGTENSGLIYYDPTTNEYRILTKDEGLYSNRIKAMEIDENQNLWATTFEGMSKIETYQSDNMQSLQFNIMDFTMNNIGIEPLFLPRSSLNAQGKEMYFGTRNGLIKFQPSKITSKNVFPKIWVNDITINQQSIMKNPELLVKYGNVQYLQTIEFDHDETIIKLFLSAINYSQQNHIYYSYLLEDLSPEWQLLDENTLNLNYLPSGNYTLKLKASSSNQIWDDQYTSIEIRVNPPFYKSTIAFLIYTIVILVLMYLFYHFSASWQAMKNKLKVEELEKNKEAELSQLKSQFFINISHEFKLPLTLILSPIEDILAQKVEPAIKKRLKIAKRNAESILSLINQIVDVRRLETGNSILRVQHIDLVSFAHHTAVDFYELSKIKNIDFNIISEEEEFPVWIDPDKFVFVINNLVSNAFKHSNENGVLNLYIRKHVNENGSLSDELIDLIIEDNGKGYSPEDIPHMFDRFYHLSNNGSRISMSDGIGLDHSKKIIGQHHGSVHVESIQGNEKQAGLTKICVTLKTGHAHFDASDIVDETYKIYEDTIVSKENYNPKDKLEITNEVAIHHNILIIQQDESITEILRNQLQDYYHIYSATDGMEGWKVALDLVPRLIIINEELDVIDGLELCQKIKSDERTLNIPIIFLMKEKMDDSFHNDLNAEEYLIISKSLETIKTRVDTLISRRENLRKQFEKKSLLMPEQISSHEENLIKDAIKYIDDNISDTNLSVDRLSKEIGISRVHFYRKIKSLMNMSPNEFIRSYRIRKAGQLLSQKKVNIDQIRHMVGFNDSDYFRSCFKKEYGMTPSEYNKKNVEQ from the coding sequence ATGATTATAAAAGAAAAAAACTTAGTAATAAGTCTAAGAATACTTTGTAGGCGCCTATCTTCCAATATCTACGGCAAATTACCAATACTTCTTTTTATACTTTACTTTTATACTTTCTCAGCAATATCGGCAGATCAGGCTTTGCCCATTATTGATGCACATGTAGAGTCTCTCGACAATCCTGTATATGCGATCACACAGGACAAGGATGGGTTTATGTGGTTCGGCACTCAATATGGGCTCATAAAATACGACGGTTCATACTCCGAAACTTTCATTTCAGAAAATCAAGACTCAACCTCATTAACTTCAAATTGGATATGGTCCCTGTTCAACGATAGTCAGAACAACCTATGGATTGGTACCAGTCGTGGGCTCAATATTTGGTCGAAAGAAAACAATTCATTCCTACATATTCCGCTCCTAAATGACAACAATGAGGAAAGGTACACCTTGGTAAGAAAAATCTATGAAGATCAAAATCACAACCTTTGGATCTGCACCAACAATGGATTGTACATGGGATCTATTGCCAGTAGAAAGTTTAGCAGGTTTCAATGGAACTATAATTTCAACGACAAGCAAGAATTAGATGTAAAAGACATCATAGATTATTATGATGGCAACCTGATTGTTTTGTCACAGTTTGGTTTTTCTATTATCTCGTATAATGGTGGCGTCTATTCAAACAGCCCATACCCCGATCAGTTGTTGATAAACACGAAGAAGGAAAACCCTAGATCTCTGTCTCTCAACAAAGAAGACAGTGTGATTTGGATAGGTACACAGAATGAATACAAGGGTCTTACCAAATATGATATCAAAGCTGGTACAAAGGACAAATTCAGATTGACAGACAAAGTCAACTCAAATTCGATTAGGGTCATTCAACCCTACCAAAAAGACGAAATATTAATAGGCACACGCAATGGCCTATTCATGTTCAATACGAAGACGGAATCCACAGAAACGCTATTATTGAATAGATCAATCAAAGACATATTCATATCCGAAGACGGGAATTTTTGGGTCGCTACTTATCATGGAGGGGTCTACCGGTTTGTGAGTCATGGTAGCACCTTTGAGTTGATCAATAAATCTACAACGGCTACTAGAAAAAGCTACTACGATCCTAGCCATGTGATCACAGCGATGGTACAGACAGAAGACAAAAAGATTTGGTTTGGTACCAATCAGGGACTGTATTATTTATCCCTTTACCCCGACTCAGATGACAGTGAACAAGTCACCTCTGTACTGAAAGCAAACGACATCAGAGCGCGGTGTATGGTCTATGATGGGAAAAACAACATATGGATAGGTACGAGCGATGGGATCATCAAATACAACAAAACTACTAATCAAATCGAAGATTACCCCTTGGATTTCAATTTGGACAGTAGCCTCAAAGAAATTAATAACATCGTATATGCAAACAATCAAATCTGGATTGGAACCAATGGTAGTGGCCTTTTTGGGTTCGACCCTGACGAAGAAAAATACACGCAGTATTACAACCACTTCAATAGATCCTCCAATTTCATCTTTGCGCTCTATGCTACTGATGACAATACGATATGGATGGGGTCAAATGCTGGATTGTCGGCATTTGATTCAAAAACTCATCTAACCCGATCTGTCAATGGTCAAAGCCTAAATTTTGAATCCCACAACATACGAGTCATCAAACAAGACAAATCAGGCAGGCTATGGCTAGGCACTGAAAACTCAGGATTGATCTATTATGACCCAACTACCAATGAGTACCGGATATTGACTAAAGATGAAGGCTTGTATAGCAACAGGATCAAAGCAATGGAGATTGATGAAAATCAAAATCTCTGGGCGACAACCTTTGAAGGGATGTCAAAAATAGAGACTTACCAATCCGACAACATGCAATCGTTGCAATTCAACATCATGGATTTTACGATGAACAACATCGGTATTGAACCATTATTCCTCCCTCGGTCTTCATTAAATGCTCAGGGTAAGGAAATGTATTTTGGAACTAGAAATGGACTGATCAAGTTCCAGCCATCCAAAATCACCTCCAAAAATGTCTTTCCTAAAATATGGGTAAATGACATAACGATCAATCAACAAAGCATCATGAAAAACCCCGAGCTATTGGTCAAATATGGCAATGTACAGTACCTACAAACCATCGAGTTTGATCATGATGAAACGATCATTAAATTATTCCTTTCAGCGATTAATTATAGCCAACAGAATCATATCTATTATTCATACCTTCTTGAAGACTTGTCTCCCGAATGGCAACTCCTGGACGAAAACACATTGAATCTAAATTATTTACCATCAGGTAATTACACCCTCAAACTAAAAGCTAGTAGTTCTAATCAAATCTGGGATGATCAATATACTTCTATTGAAATAAGGGTCAACCCTCCGTTTTATAAGTCTACCATTGCCTTTCTCATTTACACGATTGTAATATTAGTTCTCATGTATTTGTTCTACCATTTTTCAGCGTCTTGGCAAGCCATGAAAAACAAACTAAAGGTAGAGGAGCTTGAGAAGAATAAAGAAGCAGAGTTGTCACAACTCAAGTCACAGTTTTTCATCAATATCTCACATGAATTTAAGCTCCCATTGACACTGATTCTATCTCCCATAGAAGATATACTGGCGCAAAAAGTAGAACCAGCAATAAAGAAAAGACTCAAAATTGCGAAAAGAAATGCGGAAAGTATATTGAGTCTAATCAATCAAATCGTCGACGTGAGGAGGTTAGAAACGGGAAACAGCATCCTACGTGTGCAGCATATTGACCTTGTATCATTTGCTCACCATACTGCTGTTGATTTTTATGAATTATCAAAAATTAAGAACATAGATTTCAACATTATATCAGAGGAAGAAGAATTCCCCGTGTGGATCGATCCTGACAAGTTTGTCTTTGTGATCAATAATCTTGTGTCAAACGCCTTTAAACACAGCAATGAGAACGGTGTTCTTAATCTCTACATCAGAAAACATGTGAACGAAAATGGTTCATTGTCGGATGAGCTCATTGACTTGATCATTGAAGACAACGGCAAAGGATATTCACCTGAAGATATTCCTCATATGTTTGATAGATTCTATCACCTATCAAACAACGGAAGCCGTATTTCGATGAGTGACGGTATTGGTTTGGATCATTCCAAAAAAATAATTGGTCAGCATCATGGCTCAGTTCACGTAGAGAGTATCCAAGGCAATGAAAAGCAAGCTGGATTGACAAAAATATGCGTGACCTTGAAGACTGGACACGCACACTTTGATGCGTCAGACATTGTAGACGAAACCTACAAAATATATGAGGATACCATCGTATCAAAAGAAAATTACAATCCTAAAGACAAGTTGGAAATCACCAATGAAGTCGCAATCCATCATAACATTCTCATCATACAACAAGACGAAAGCATCACTGAGATTTTGCGAAATCAATTGCAGGATTATTACCATATCTATTCTGCCACAGATGGCATGGAAGGTTGGAAAGTGGCCTTGGATCTTGTCCCTAGACTCATCATCATCAATGAAGAATTGGATGTGATTGATGGACTCGAACTATGTCAAAAGATAAAATCTGACGAGCGTACCTTGAATATCCCTATCATTTTCCTTATGAAAGAAAAGATGGATGATAGTTTTCACAATGACCTCAATGCAGAGGAGTATCTGATTATAAGCAAAAGCCTGGAAACGATTAAAACCAGAGTAGATACGCTGATTTCACGTCGAGAAAACCTACGCAAACAGTTTGAGAAAAAATCATTGTTGATGCCGGAGCAGATTTCATCTCATGAAGAAAATTTGATTAAAGATGCCATTAAATACATCGATGACAATATCTCAGACACCAACCTGTCCGTAGATCGATTGAGCAAAGAAATCGGAATCAGTAGGGTGCATTTTTATCGAAAAATCAAATCACTGATGAACATGTCCCCAAATGAGTTTATTAGATCCTATCGTATTAGGAAGGCAGGTCAATTGCTCTCACAGAAGAAGGTAAATATTGATCAAATCCGACACATGGTAGGATTCAATGATTCAGATTATTTTAGATCTTGTTTCAAAAAAGAATATGGAATGACTCCTTCGGAATACAACAAGAAAAATGTGGAGCAATAA
- a CDS encoding glycoside hydrolase family 2 protein: MRQIKNIFILFLTLRALAVSAGDAQDLLQNASNRVHQSLDGTWQIIVDPMETGYYNHGWKPKKNGYFMDEKPKSVSDRVEYDFDTSDELYVPGDWNMQADRLYYYEGTVWYRRKFLITKESEKKYHLYFGAVNYRSIVYLNGELVGEHIGGFTSFNFDVTDLLQEGQNTLIVKVDNTRDKDGVPTINTDWWNYGGITRSVLLVETPQVFVQDYSIQLSKNNTVEGWVKLNNNNAGKVEIAIEGIGKQVVQVKAGKASFEFDKSPKHWSLDDPYLYQVTLSCNGENIKDEIGFKSIAVQGQDIMLNGESVFLKGISIHEEAPFGTGRVTTREQCKILLDWAKELGCNYIRLAHYPHSETMVRMAEKMGFLIWSEIPVYWTINYDNPSTYSNAENQLVEMITRDKNRVGIGLWSVANETPVIDSRNEFLNKLIKKTRDLDPTRLICAALNTQKSKNGKNLIDDPLGEYVDVIGINSYCGWYGGTPESCSSWEWATKFKKPMIMSEVGAGALQGYHGEENVRWTEEYQSAVFHSNIEMLKNIDFLRGVSPWILMDFRSPRRSLKNIQNDFNRKGLISEQGLKKESFFILQNYYNSLPNQMKNTAK; the protein is encoded by the coding sequence ATGAGACAGATAAAGAATATTTTCATTTTGTTCCTCACTTTAAGGGCACTTGCGGTGAGTGCTGGTGATGCTCAGGATTTGTTGCAAAACGCATCCAATCGTGTACATCAATCTTTGGATGGTACATGGCAAATCATCGTCGACCCAATGGAGACTGGTTATTATAACCATGGCTGGAAGCCTAAAAAGAATGGCTATTTTATGGACGAAAAACCAAAGAGTGTTTCGGATCGAGTCGAATATGATTTTGACACTAGCGACGAATTGTATGTACCTGGTGACTGGAACATGCAAGCTGATCGGCTCTACTACTACGAGGGTACAGTTTGGTACCGAAGAAAATTCCTAATTACAAAAGAGAGCGAAAAGAAATATCATTTGTATTTTGGAGCGGTCAATTACCGGTCAATCGTTTATTTAAATGGAGAACTTGTAGGCGAGCATATTGGAGGCTTTACTTCATTCAACTTTGATGTAACTGATTTGCTACAGGAGGGGCAAAATACCCTAATCGTAAAAGTAGACAATACCAGAGACAAGGACGGTGTACCTACGATCAACACAGATTGGTGGAACTATGGTGGAATCACACGATCAGTGCTACTGGTAGAAACACCGCAGGTTTTTGTCCAAGATTATTCTATCCAACTCAGCAAAAACAACACAGTCGAAGGCTGGGTAAAACTCAACAACAATAATGCTGGAAAGGTAGAAATAGCAATTGAGGGAATAGGAAAACAGGTAGTACAAGTCAAAGCAGGGAAGGCCTCATTCGAGTTTGACAAGTCCCCCAAGCATTGGTCCTTGGATGATCCATACCTGTATCAGGTTACCTTGAGTTGCAATGGAGAAAATATCAAAGATGAAATTGGGTTTAAGTCCATTGCCGTACAGGGTCAGGATATAATGCTCAATGGAGAGTCTGTCTTTTTGAAAGGAATCAGTATTCATGAGGAAGCACCCTTTGGGACTGGACGGGTGACCACCCGTGAGCAGTGCAAAATCTTACTGGACTGGGCCAAGGAGTTGGGGTGTAATTATATCCGACTGGCACATTATCCTCACAGTGAGACAATGGTACGCATGGCAGAAAAAATGGGGTTCTTGATTTGGTCAGAAATCCCCGTGTATTGGACGATCAATTATGACAACCCATCAACCTATAGCAATGCTGAAAATCAACTGGTAGAAATGATAACTAGAGATAAAAACAGAGTCGGGATTGGTCTCTGGTCGGTAGCCAACGAAACACCCGTCATCGATTCAAGGAATGAATTTTTGAACAAACTGATCAAAAAGACGCGTGATTTGGATCCTACGAGACTGATTTGTGCTGCATTGAATACCCAAAAGTCAAAGAATGGAAAGAACTTGATTGATGACCCATTGGGAGAATATGTGGACGTGATTGGTATCAACAGCTACTGTGGATGGTATGGCGGGACACCCGAATCATGCTCCTCATGGGAATGGGCTACCAAATTTAAGAAGCCGATGATTATGAGTGAAGTAGGTGCAGGTGCGCTACAAGGCTATCATGGTGAAGAAAATGTCAGATGGACTGAAGAATATCAATCGGCAGTATTTCATAGCAATATTGAAATGTTGAAGAATATTGACTTCCTAAGAGGAGTATCACCATGGATACTGATGGATTTTAGATCACCGAGAAGGTCTCTTAAGAACATTCAAAATGATTTTAATAGAAAAGGATTGATTTCAGAACAAGGACTTAAAAAGGAATCCTTTTTTATACTTCAGAATTATTATAATTCATTGCCAAACCAAATGAAAAATACCGCAAAATAA
- a CDS encoding SusC/RagA family TonB-linked outer membrane protein, whose product MKKLLLVIKLGLILPGLLLAFQLQAQHTVSGKVTGQEDGMGLPGVSVLIKGSTTGTVTNVDGAFKISAKPEEVLVFSFIGYISQEVVVSNSTEMNVALEIDVEQLDEVVVVGYGTQKKSDVTGAVATMSQDRLEMVPNTNVAQALQGSVAGVSVVTASGGAEGNDANIMIRGRNSIKASNTPLIVLDGMPYSGSLSEINPTDIASVNVLKDASSTAIYGSRGANGVILITSKKGVKGAARISYAGFYGIQQMTNVPDLLTSEEFYQFKKTRKASAITASEEDFYQDGKTTDWIDIATQQGNKQQHTLTVSGGSDNIKYYVSGSYLDVEGIAVNDLFKRYSMRINLEAKITNWLTFGTNTQLSLSDRSGQDASWSGAQDGAYYMNPLTEPYDADGNQLVYPWKESIYWGNPLSGLLEEDSDKNYKIVTNNYLQVDLPFVPGLSYKLNTGIEYDHRYRQNYAGRDTKSGFENRGVSDTRTDLDTNFLIENILNYKKSFGNHNFFLTALYSYQNDVENMEGLDSNGFPNDVLTTYQGYLAALNVPKYAYQEFVLLSTMLRFNYNYNDKYYVTFTGRRDSYSGFGANTKHGIFPSVALGWSIHNESFMSAIPTISTLKLRASYGINGNQAVDPYSSLSRLNDRSYLDGSTQAAGYYPSKLGTPDLGWEQSASVNIGLDFGVFRDRIQGSLELYETHTTDLLLDREISPVHGITTVTQNLGETKNSGIELSLNANVVTAGDFSWDVSANGAFMKNEIVDLYGNGVDDVLNQWFIGEAINVNYGYQFDGVYQESDFEDPAYEPAIPGAQPGWAKIVDQNGDTLISTDSDRVIQGQTDPKFITGLQMNFRYKNFGLSIFSRSAHGMTRNNTLLNDDVWGDVERNTTMKNWWTPENPTNEYWANDENANTRGVNIYEDASFWRLQDVTFSYDLPKSLLERVRINNVKLYVTGRNLITVTNFGGLDPELSSSREIPLQREFVFGLNVGL is encoded by the coding sequence ATGAAAAAGCTATTACTAGTTATTAAACTTGGCTTGATATTACCCGGGCTGCTGCTGGCATTTCAGCTGCAAGCTCAACATACTGTGAGTGGGAAAGTAACAGGTCAAGAAGATGGAATGGGATTGCCGGGGGTGAGTGTATTGATCAAAGGATCAACGACTGGTACAGTTACCAACGTCGATGGAGCATTCAAAATAAGTGCAAAACCAGAAGAGGTATTGGTTTTCAGTTTTATTGGATACATCAGTCAGGAAGTTGTTGTAAGCAACAGCACTGAAATGAATGTAGCGCTGGAAATTGATGTAGAGCAGCTAGATGAAGTTGTCGTCGTAGGATATGGAACTCAAAAGAAATCCGATGTGACGGGTGCTGTAGCTACTATGTCACAGGATCGCTTGGAAATGGTACCCAATACCAACGTAGCACAAGCACTGCAGGGGTCAGTAGCTGGGGTGTCGGTGGTTACAGCATCTGGAGGTGCAGAAGGGAATGACGCCAATATCATGATTAGAGGTAGAAACTCTATCAAGGCAAGTAACACTCCATTGATCGTACTGGATGGTATGCCTTATAGTGGTAGTCTCTCAGAGATCAACCCTACTGATATTGCGTCTGTCAATGTTCTGAAAGATGCATCATCTACTGCTATCTATGGATCAAGAGGGGCCAATGGTGTCATCCTTATTACTTCTAAAAAGGGAGTTAAAGGTGCAGCCAGAATTAGCTATGCGGGATTCTATGGTATTCAGCAAATGACGAATGTCCCTGACTTATTGACTTCAGAAGAATTCTATCAGTTTAAAAAGACAAGGAAAGCATCTGCAATTACTGCCTCCGAGGAAGATTTTTACCAAGACGGCAAAACGACCGATTGGATAGATATAGCTACTCAACAAGGAAACAAGCAACAGCATACTTTGACAGTGTCTGGAGGAAGTGACAATATAAAGTATTATGTATCTGGTAGTTATCTTGATGTAGAGGGGATTGCTGTCAATGACCTGTTTAAGAGATACAGCATGCGAATCAACCTAGAAGCTAAGATTACCAATTGGCTGACGTTTGGTACCAATACACAATTGTCTTTATCAGATAGAAGTGGACAGGATGCCAGCTGGAGTGGGGCTCAAGATGGAGCATACTATATGAATCCATTGACCGAACCATATGACGCTGATGGTAATCAGTTGGTTTACCCTTGGAAAGAATCTATTTATTGGGGCAATCCATTGTCTGGCTTGCTAGAAGAGGATAGTGACAAAAATTACAAGATAGTTACAAACAACTATTTGCAAGTAGATCTGCCATTCGTGCCAGGCTTATCTTACAAGTTGAACACAGGTATCGAGTATGATCATAGATATAGACAAAACTATGCCGGTAGAGATACAAAGTCAGGATTTGAGAACAGAGGCGTATCAGATACACGTACAGATTTAGATACCAACTTTCTGATTGAAAACATTCTGAACTATAAAAAGTCATTTGGCAACCACAACTTCTTTTTGACTGCACTTTACAGTTATCAAAATGATGTTGAAAACATGGAAGGCCTTGATAGCAATGGTTTCCCCAACGACGTATTGACTACCTATCAGGGTTATTTAGCTGCGTTGAATGTACCTAAGTATGCTTACCAAGAATTTGTATTGTTGTCTACTATGTTGAGATTCAACTACAACTACAACGACAAATACTATGTGACATTTACAGGAAGAAGAGATTCTTACTCTGGTTTTGGTGCCAACACCAAGCACGGTATATTTCCTTCAGTAGCGTTGGGATGGAGCATACACAATGAGTCATTTATGTCTGCCATACCTACGATCAGCACGTTGAAACTACGAGCGAGCTACGGTATCAACGGTAACCAAGCTGTAGACCCATACAGTTCGCTATCTAGATTAAATGACCGTTCATATTTGGATGGATCCACGCAGGCAGCAGGATATTACCCGAGCAAACTAGGTACGCCAGATCTGGGTTGGGAACAATCTGCTTCTGTCAATATTGGACTTGATTTTGGCGTGTTTCGTGACAGAATACAGGGCAGCCTAGAGTTGTATGAGACACATACCACAGATCTGCTGCTGGACAGGGAGATATCACCAGTACATGGTATCACTACTGTGACACAAAACTTGGGAGAAACTAAGAATAGCGGGATAGAACTGTCATTGAATGCCAATGTGGTGACAGCCGGAGATTTTTCATGGGATGTCTCTGCCAATGGCGCATTTATGAAAAATGAAATCGTAGACCTATACGGAAACGGAGTAGATGATGTGCTAAACCAATGGTTTATAGGAGAAGCAATCAATGTAAACTATGGTTATCAATTTGACGGGGTGTACCAAGAGTCAGATTTTGAGGATCCTGCTTATGAGCCTGCTATTCCAGGTGCACAGCCAGGATGGGCTAAAATAGTTGATCAAAATGGAGATACACTTATTAGCACAGACAGCGATAGAGTGATCCAAGGACAGACAGATCCCAAGTTTATCACTGGTTTGCAGATGAATTTCCGGTACAAAAACTTCGGGTTGTCTATTTTCTCTAGAAGTGCTCACGGTATGACAAGAAATAATACACTACTCAACGATGATGTTTGGGGAGATGTAGAAAGAAATACCACAATGAAGAACTGGTGGACGCCTGAAAATCCTACCAATGAATATTGGGCAAACGATGAGAACGCTAACACAAGAGGGGTAAACATCTATGAGGATGCCAGCTTCTGGAGATTGCAGGATGTTACTTTTTCTTATGACTTGCCTAAGAGCTTGCTAGAACGAGTGAGAATCAACAATGTCAAATTGTATGTGACGGGTCGTAATTTGATCACGGTGACCAATTTTGGCGGGTTGGATCCTGAGCTGAGTAGCTCAAGAGAAATACCACTACAGAGAGAGTTTGTTTTTGGTCTTAATGTTGGATTGTAA